The following proteins come from a genomic window of Pseudomonas syringae:
- a CDS encoding thiol-disulfide oxidoreductase DCC family protein codes for MYKKTQWPLTLYFDGECPLCAREVKILRARAAAERLLFVDISDDAFDAKSLGFTLAQMESSLHARFADGTWVTGLDATLWSWRAAGLGVWAAPLSWRLTRPLLNIGYRLFCRWRPHLAWLPHPDGSARCRGDSCAVPATDRAPHDRAPSEKR; via the coding sequence GTGTACAAGAAAACCCAGTGGCCACTGACGCTCTATTTTGACGGCGAGTGCCCGCTCTGTGCTCGAGAAGTCAAGATCCTGCGTGCTCGCGCTGCAGCGGAGCGCCTTCTGTTCGTCGACATCAGTGATGACGCCTTTGACGCCAAATCGCTCGGGTTCACACTTGCGCAAATGGAGTCCTCATTGCACGCCAGGTTTGCCGATGGCACTTGGGTCACTGGCCTGGACGCGACGCTCTGGAGCTGGCGAGCAGCGGGCCTGGGTGTCTGGGCTGCGCCGTTGTCATGGCGGTTGACCAGGCCACTGCTTAATATCGGCTATCGTCTTTTTTGCCGCTGGCGTCCGCATTTGGCGTGGTTGCCTCATCCCGACGGCAGTGCTCGCTGTCGGGGCGACAGCTGTGCAGTTCCGGCAACCGACCGTGCTCCGCACGACCGGGCGCCGTCTGAAAAGCGCTAG
- a CDS encoding gamma-glutamyltransferase family protein, whose protein sequence is MFDDLDYSQPYASARSPVMGNNMVACSQPLAAQAGLDMLRRGGNAVDAAIAAAMVLTVVEPTGCGIGSDAFAIVWDGSKLQGLNASGRAPQAWTPEYFAGQSQMPQRGWPAVSVPGAVSAWVALSERYGKLPFATLAEPAIGYARDGYQVTPIIAELWKRGSHLLKDQPGFAECFMPDGKAPLAGEKIQLKDHARTLELIAHTKGEAFYRGELAEAIIAHANANGSVMSLDDLATHTVDWIETLSVPYAGAVVHELPPNGQGIATLAGLTMLEALGVGEHPVDSLETVHPVLEAMKLALADLDEHVADSEHMRVPSADLLGKAYLMERAGLVTDQAANPGHGSPKPGGTVYLSAADESGMMISFIQSNYMGFGSGVVVPGTGISMQNRGAGFSLDPQHVNYVAPRKRPFHTIIPGFVMNADGTPLMSFGLMGGPMQAQGHLQMMMRILRYKQNPQAAADAPRWRIESGLKVAVERAFDPEVVKALRAKGHDIDVEEPSGVFAFGGAQIIQRTAHGYVGGTDPRKDGVVAAY, encoded by the coding sequence ATGTTCGATGATCTGGATTACAGCCAACCTTACGCTTCGGCACGCTCGCCGGTGATGGGCAACAACATGGTCGCCTGTTCCCAGCCTTTGGCCGCTCAGGCCGGGCTGGACATGCTGCGCCGTGGTGGTAATGCGGTCGACGCGGCCATCGCTGCGGCCATGGTGCTGACCGTGGTCGAGCCCACCGGTTGCGGGATTGGCAGCGACGCTTTCGCCATCGTCTGGGACGGCAGCAAGCTGCAAGGTCTGAATGCCTCCGGCCGCGCGCCACAAGCCTGGACGCCCGAGTACTTCGCTGGACAAAGCCAGATGCCGCAACGTGGCTGGCCTGCCGTCAGCGTGCCGGGTGCGGTGTCGGCCTGGGTCGCATTGTCCGAGCGTTACGGCAAACTGCCCTTCGCTACCCTGGCCGAACCGGCGATTGGCTACGCCCGCGATGGCTATCAGGTGACGCCGATCATCGCCGAGCTGTGGAAACGCGGCTCGCATTTGCTCAAGGATCAACCCGGTTTCGCCGAGTGCTTCATGCCGGATGGCAAGGCGCCGTTGGCCGGGGAGAAAATCCAGCTCAAGGACCATGCCCGTACGCTGGAGCTGATTGCACACACCAAAGGCGAAGCGTTCTATCGGGGGGAACTGGCAGAGGCAATCATTGCTCACGCCAATGCCAATGGCAGCGTGATGAGCCTCGATGATCTGGCGACGCATACCGTGGACTGGATCGAAACACTGTCAGTGCCGTACGCCGGTGCCGTGGTCCACGAACTGCCGCCTAACGGTCAGGGTATTGCCACCCTCGCGGGCCTGACCATGCTCGAAGCGCTGGGCGTCGGCGAGCATCCGGTGGACAGCCTTGAGACCGTACACCCGGTGCTGGAAGCGATGAAACTGGCGCTGGCCGACCTCGACGAGCATGTCGCCGACAGCGAGCACATGCGCGTGCCCTCAGCCGACTTGCTGGGCAAGGCCTACTTGATGGAGCGCGCCGGACTGGTAACCGATCAGGCCGCCAATCCTGGGCATGGCTCGCCCAAGCCGGGTGGCACGGTGTACCTGTCGGCCGCTGATGAAAGCGGCATGATGATTTCGTTCATCCAGTCCAACTACATGGGCTTCGGCTCAGGTGTGGTGGTGCCCGGCACCGGTATCAGCATGCAGAACCGTGGTGCAGGCTTCTCTCTCGACCCACAGCACGTTAACTACGTGGCACCGCGCAAGCGTCCGTTCCACACCATCATCCCCGGATTTGTGATGAATGCCGATGGCACGCCGTTGATGTCATTCGGTCTGATGGGCGGCCCGATGCAGGCGCAGGGTCACTTGCAAATGATGATGCGCATCCTGCGCTACAAACAGAACCCGCAAGCCGCTGCCGACGCACCGCGCTGGAGGATCGAATCCGGCCTGAAAGTCGCAGTGGAGCGTGCGTTTGACCCTGAAGTGGTCAAAGCACTGCGCGCCAAAGGTCATGACATTGATGTCGAAGAACCGAGCGGTGTGTTTGCCTTTGGCGGTGCGCAGATTATCCAGCGCACGGCACATGGCTATGTGGGCGGGACTGATCCGAGGAAGGACGGAGTGGTCGCGGCTTATTGA
- a CDS encoding ABC transporter permease: MTGIASLPHSAILPRSRSPFLKKFLANKGAVIGAAVLLLFVLAAVLAPWIAPHDPLKANFLAVRKAPSLIYWLGTDELGRDLFSRLLYGARSSLLAGGVSVAIAMFIGVPLGLLAGYFGGKLDMLISQVMEALLSCPFLVLAIALGAFLGPSLTNAMIAIGLSAMPIFARLTRGQVLSIKHEDYLEGARAIGLPDRWIILRYVLPNVMSPLVVQATLTIASAILAEASLSFLGLGQQPPSPSWGSMLNTAKNFMEQAPWMSIAPGVAIYLTVLCFNLLGDGLRDALDPKG, translated from the coding sequence ATGACCGGTATTGCCAGCCTCCCGCACAGCGCGATCCTGCCCCGCAGCCGCTCGCCGTTCCTGAAGAAATTTCTCGCCAACAAAGGCGCGGTGATTGGCGCGGCGGTGTTGCTGCTGTTTGTTCTGGCGGCCGTTCTGGCGCCATGGATCGCGCCCCATGATCCGCTCAAAGCCAACTTCCTCGCCGTGCGTAAAGCGCCTTCGTTGATCTACTGGCTGGGCACCGACGAACTGGGCCGCGATCTGTTTTCGCGCCTGCTGTATGGCGCCCGCAGTTCGCTGCTGGCCGGTGGTGTTTCGGTGGCCATCGCCATGTTCATCGGCGTGCCCCTGGGCCTGTTGGCCGGCTACTTCGGCGGCAAGCTGGACATGCTCATTTCGCAGGTCATGGAAGCACTGCTGTCCTGTCCGTTTCTGGTACTGGCCATCGCCCTGGGTGCCTTTCTCGGCCCGAGCCTGACCAACGCGATGATCGCCATCGGCCTGTCCGCCATGCCGATCTTTGCCCGACTGACCCGCGGCCAGGTGCTGTCGATCAAGCACGAGGATTATCTGGAGGGGGCTCGCGCCATTGGTCTGCCGGATCGCTGGATCATCCTGCGTTACGTGCTGCCCAACGTGATGTCGCCGCTGGTGGTGCAGGCGACGCTGACCATTGCTTCAGCGATTCTGGCTGAGGCCAGCCTGTCGTTCCTTGGCCTGGGCCAGCAACCACCGTCGCCGTCCTGGGGCTCGATGCTCAATACGGCAAAGAATTTCATGGAGCAGGCGCCATGGATGTCGATTGCGCCCGGCGTGGCGATCTACCTCACGGTCCTGTGTTTCAACCTGTTGGGTGACGGCCTGCGCGATGCGCTGGACCCCAAGGGCTAA
- a CDS encoding ABC transporter permease, whose protein sequence is MLMFILRRLLSSIPTLILVSLFVFTLQKLLPGDPVLAMAGEERDPAVMEYLRDKYRLDDPLPVQYLNWVGNVLTGDFGTSLRTEQPVTTLLASKLPVTIELAVLALLIALLIGIPTGIISAVRKGTAVDYGANVVALSGISIPHFWLGILLIMIFAVKLQWLPASGFVPMGEDFGQNLKTLILPAFVLGAGLSGILMRHTRSAMLEVLRTDYVRTARAKGLFPRTVILKHALRNALMPIVTLTTLLFGELLGGAVLTEQVFSIPGFGKMIVDAVFNRDYAVVQGVVLCVAIGFLLLNLLADVLYRLINPRLRTA, encoded by the coding sequence ATGCTGATGTTCATTCTGCGACGCCTGCTCAGCTCGATACCGACGTTAATTCTGGTTTCGCTGTTCGTCTTTACCCTGCAGAAGTTGCTGCCGGGTGACCCGGTGCTGGCCATGGCCGGTGAAGAGCGCGATCCGGCGGTCATGGAATACCTGCGCGATAAATATCGGCTCGACGACCCGCTCCCGGTGCAATACCTGAACTGGGTCGGCAACGTGCTGACCGGCGACTTCGGTACTTCGCTGCGCACCGAGCAACCGGTGACCACACTGCTGGCGTCCAAGCTGCCAGTGACCATCGAGCTGGCGGTGCTGGCCTTGCTGATTGCGCTGTTGATCGGCATTCCCACCGGCATCATCTCGGCGGTGCGCAAAGGCACCGCCGTGGATTACGGGGCCAACGTGGTCGCGCTGTCGGGGATTTCCATTCCGCATTTCTGGCTGGGCATCCTGCTGATCATGATCTTTGCGGTGAAACTGCAATGGCTGCCTGCCTCCGGCTTTGTGCCTATGGGTGAAGACTTCGGGCAAAACCTGAAGACCTTGATCCTGCCGGCGTTCGTACTGGGTGCCGGGTTGTCGGGAATCCTCATGCGCCACACGCGCAGCGCCATGCTCGAAGTGTTACGCACCGATTACGTCCGTACTGCCCGAGCCAAAGGGTTGTTCCCACGCACGGTGATTCTCAAGCATGCGTTGCGCAACGCGCTGATGCCCATCGTGACGCTGACGACCTTGCTGTTCGGTGAGTTGCTGGGTGGCGCAGTGCTGACCGAGCAGGTGTTCAGCATTCCGGGCTTCGGCAAGATGATCGTCGACGCTGTTTTCAACCGTGATTACGCCGTGGTGCAAGGCGTGGTGCTGTGTGTCGCGATTGGCTTTCTGCTGTTGAACCTGCTTGCCGACGTGCTCTACCGCTTGATCAACCCGCGTTTGAGGACTGCCTGA
- a CDS encoding ABC transporter substrate-binding protein, translating to MKIARVMTATLLLLATHAAFAESTLRIGIQDDPDVLDPHRSRTYSGRLVYTALCDKLVDVNPDLTYAPQLATAWSWSEDGKTLTMTLREGVTYHDGEPFDAASVKFNLDRARTLPDSLRKSELASVDSVEVIDTKTVAIKLKQADATLVSQLSDRAGMMLAPKAAQGEFASSPVCSGPYKFVQRVQQDRIVLERFDHYWNKQAYHFDKVVFLPIPDTSVRLANLRSGDLDIIERVAPTDVKTVKGDSKLAIYNTPGLGYMQLMFNIGNGEKANSPMGKDKRVRKAFELSIDRDAINQVVFEGLYAPSAQPFPKNSPYYDKDLPIPARDVEKSKALLAEAGVKLPLAVDLKVANNPIAQQVGQIIQAMAEEAGFKVNLIATEYATMLSEQASGNFQIGMSAWSGRPDPDGDIHQFVTCKGGQNDGKYCNAKLDELLNKARTVNDVPQRQALYNEALRLLADEVPTTYLYFDPRIIAMRNNVTGFVPNPDGLIRLANVAFKP from the coding sequence ATGAAAATTGCACGCGTCATGACAGCAACCTTGTTATTGCTGGCCACTCACGCCGCCTTTGCCGAATCGACGTTGCGCATCGGCATCCAGGACGATCCCGATGTGCTTGACCCGCATCGTTCGCGCACCTATTCCGGACGTCTGGTCTATACCGCGCTGTGCGACAAGCTGGTGGACGTCAACCCGGACCTGACTTACGCGCCACAACTGGCCACTGCCTGGAGCTGGAGCGAGGACGGCAAAACCCTGACCATGACCTTGCGCGAAGGCGTGACGTACCACGACGGCGAACCTTTTGATGCCGCCTCGGTGAAGTTCAACCTCGATCGCGCCCGCACCCTCCCCGACTCCCTGCGTAAAAGCGAGCTGGCCTCAGTGGACAGCGTGGAAGTGATCGACACAAAGACCGTCGCCATCAAACTCAAACAGGCCGATGCCACGCTGGTGTCGCAACTCTCGGACCGCGCCGGGATGATGCTCGCGCCGAAAGCTGCGCAAGGCGAGTTCGCCTCCAGCCCTGTCTGCTCCGGCCCTTATAAATTCGTGCAACGCGTGCAGCAGGATCGCATCGTGCTGGAGCGTTTCGACCATTACTGGAACAAACAGGCTTATCACTTCGACAAAGTGGTGTTCCTGCCGATTCCGGACACCTCGGTGCGCCTGGCTAACCTGCGCTCCGGCGACCTGGACATCATCGAGCGCGTTGCGCCAACCGATGTGAAAACCGTCAAGGGCGACAGCAAGCTGGCCATCTACAACACACCCGGCCTGGGCTACATGCAGCTGATGTTCAACATCGGCAACGGTGAAAAAGCCAACTCGCCAATGGGCAAAGACAAGCGTGTACGCAAAGCGTTTGAGCTGTCCATCGACCGCGATGCCATTAACCAGGTGGTGTTTGAGGGCCTGTACGCCCCAAGCGCTCAGCCGTTCCCGAAAAACAGCCCGTATTACGACAAGGACCTGCCGATCCCGGCTCGCGATGTCGAGAAAAGCAAGGCGCTGCTGGCCGAAGCCGGGGTAAAGCTGCCGCTGGCGGTGGACCTGAAAGTGGCCAACAACCCTATTGCACAACAAGTCGGGCAGATCATTCAGGCCATGGCTGAAGAAGCGGGCTTCAAGGTCAACCTGATTGCCACTGAATACGCCACGATGCTGAGCGAACAGGCAAGCGGCAACTTCCAGATCGGCATGAGCGCCTGGTCGGGTCGCCCTGATCCGGATGGCGATATCCATCAGTTCGTGACCTGCAAAGGCGGCCAGAACGACGGCAAGTACTGCAATGCCAAACTCGACGAGTTGCTGAACAAAGCGCGTACCGTCAACGACGTTCCACAACGCCAGGCGCTGTACAACGAAGCGCTGCGCTTGTTGGCCGATGAGGTACCGACCACTTACCTGTATTTCGACCCGCGAATCATTGCCATGCGTAACAACGTGACCGGTTTTGTACCGAACCCGGACGGCCTGATTCGTCTGGCCAATGTCGCATTCAAGCCATGA
- a CDS encoding ABC transporter ATP-binding protein: MNLSKPDIAGRVSPDSNAQKPILEGIGLSKHFAVESGLLQPKKPPVQAVNEVNLSVRKGETLALVGESGSGKSTLGRLLLNLLQPTAGDVIYEGRNLANLTPEKLRQVRRDLQIIFQDPFASLNPRMTVESIVGEPIWLHSKASRSDRQARVAELLRTVGLAPEHGGRHPHEFSGGQRQRIGIARALASEPRLILGDEPVSALDVSVQAQVVNLLEDLKHQFGLTLVIVAHGLAVIRHMSDRVAVMYLGEIVELAPVNALFEAPLHPYTQALMAAVPVSHPDLRQPRPLLGGDMPSPSRPPSGCRFHTRCAHARALCKEAAPVMETVEAERQVACHFWREIANAGSGPLILPTPSAAYTQRLNLFKHHQSLAVESQP; encoded by the coding sequence GTGAACCTTTCCAAACCAGACATCGCCGGGCGCGTCAGCCCCGACAGCAACGCGCAGAAACCCATTCTGGAAGGCATCGGCCTGAGCAAGCACTTCGCCGTGGAAAGCGGTCTTTTGCAGCCGAAGAAGCCGCCTGTACAGGCCGTTAATGAGGTCAACCTGTCAGTCCGCAAGGGCGAGACGCTGGCATTGGTAGGCGAGTCCGGCTCGGGCAAATCAACCCTTGGCCGCCTGCTGCTCAACCTGCTGCAGCCAACCGCGGGCGACGTGATTTACGAGGGCCGCAACCTGGCCAACCTGACGCCGGAAAAACTGCGTCAGGTACGCCGTGACCTGCAGATCATTTTCCAGGACCCGTTCGCCTCGCTGAATCCACGCATGACCGTGGAATCCATCGTTGGCGAACCGATCTGGCTGCACAGCAAAGCCAGCCGCAGCGACCGTCAGGCCAGGGTCGCCGAGTTGCTGCGCACGGTAGGTCTTGCTCCAGAGCACGGCGGTCGGCATCCCCATGAGTTCTCCGGTGGCCAGCGCCAGCGCATCGGCATTGCCCGCGCACTGGCTTCCGAGCCGCGCTTGATCCTTGGTGACGAGCCGGTCTCGGCGCTGGACGTCTCGGTGCAGGCGCAAGTGGTCAACCTGCTCGAAGACCTCAAGCATCAATTCGGCCTGACCCTGGTGATTGTTGCTCATGGACTGGCCGTGATTCGCCACATGAGCGACCGCGTAGCGGTGATGTATCTGGGTGAAATCGTTGAACTGGCGCCGGTCAACGCGCTGTTCGAAGCCCCTCTGCATCCTTATACCCAGGCGTTGATGGCTGCGGTGCCGGTCAGCCACCCGGACCTGCGCCAGCCGCGTCCCTTGCTCGGCGGCGACATGCCCAGCCCGAGCCGCCCGCCTTCGGGTTGCCGGTTTCATACCCGTTGCGCGCATGCCCGTGCGCTGTGCAAAGAAGCAGCGCCGGTCATGGAAACCGTTGAGGCCGAACGCCAGGTGGCTTGCCACTTCTGGCGTGAAATCGCCAATGCGGGCAGCGGCCCATTGATCCTTCCGACACCCAGCGCTGCCTACACCCAGCGCCTGAATCTGTTCAAGCACCATCAATCCCTCGCAGTGGAGAGCCAGCCATGA
- a CDS encoding ABC transporter ATP-binding protein, with product MSANAHLNETCDGTVLSVSDLTVRFAGAPANVVDGVSFTVKRGKTLAIVGESGCGKSVTSMGLMGLLPATAEVSASASLLIDEALLGMSEERLLDVRGNRMAMIFQEPMTSLNPVFTIGEQIAESVIRHQGLSGKDARQRALEMLEKVRVPDARQRLDAYPHELSGGMRQRAMIAMALANDPALIIADEPTTALDVTIQAQILSLIANLQNETGTAMILITHDLGVVAEVADDVMVMYAGRVVESAPVKTLFDDPQHPYTIGLMGSMPSMGPREGRLATINGRVPTPVEMPGGCRFAGRCPFVIQQCRDERPPLLELSPGHFAACIRAPLEQHVGVSA from the coding sequence ATGAGCGCCAACGCCCACCTTAACGAGACCTGCGACGGCACCGTACTCAGCGTCAGCGATCTGACCGTACGTTTTGCCGGTGCCCCTGCCAACGTCGTCGACGGCGTATCGTTTACCGTTAAACGGGGCAAGACCCTGGCCATCGTTGGCGAGTCCGGTTGTGGCAAGAGTGTGACGTCCATGGGACTGATGGGCCTGTTGCCCGCGACTGCCGAGGTTAGCGCGAGCGCCTCGTTGCTGATCGATGAGGCATTGCTGGGCATGTCCGAGGAGCGTCTGCTGGACGTGCGCGGCAACCGCATGGCGATGATCTTTCAGGAACCCATGACCTCCCTGAACCCGGTCTTCACCATCGGCGAGCAGATCGCCGAAAGCGTGATCCGTCATCAAGGTCTCTCAGGCAAGGACGCTCGGCAGCGGGCCCTGGAAATGCTCGAAAAGGTCCGGGTGCCGGATGCCCGCCAGCGACTGGACGCTTACCCTCACGAACTCTCCGGCGGCATGCGTCAACGGGCGATGATCGCCATGGCGCTGGCCAACGATCCGGCGCTGATCATTGCCGACGAACCGACCACTGCGCTGGACGTGACGATTCAGGCGCAGATCCTCTCGTTGATCGCCAACCTGCAAAACGAAACTGGCACCGCGATGATCCTGATCACCCACGATCTGGGTGTGGTCGCCGAAGTCGCCGACGACGTGATGGTGATGTACGCCGGGCGCGTGGTGGAAAGCGCCCCGGTGAAGACCCTGTTCGATGATCCGCAGCATCCGTACACCATCGGCCTGATGGGTTCGATGCCATCGATGGGGCCTCGTGAAGGTCGCCTGGCCACAATTAATGGGCGAGTGCCGACGCCTGTAGAAATGCCCGGCGGATGCCGTTTCGCCGGTCGCTGCCCGTTTGTGATCCAGCAATGCCGGGACGAGCGTCCGCCGCTGCTTGAGTTGTCCCCCGGACACTTCGCCGCGTGCATCCGTGCGCCTTTGGAACAGCATGTGGGAGTCAGTGCGTGA
- a CDS encoding FadR/GntR family transcriptional regulator has translation MQRFEPDTPIDNTSKLALDALRQIVAQHAAFPQRALPTERDLAADFGVSRRAIRRALSVLEAEGQIWRRQGKGTFVGPTPPSAAMSFARLSSRTNFSEVMEARLHLEPALASLAAVRANGEQMAILRRLAERTTRQQVAEQTDAEGIELWDSALHRAIAEAAGNRLMLDIFEMLDAIRLDPTWRDLRQRARNADRLDTYSHDHDDIVSAIETRDPIKAATAMRGHLRALQQALDNVINHDLEASS, from the coding sequence ATGCAAAGGTTCGAACCTGACACCCCCATCGATAACACGTCGAAACTGGCACTGGATGCCTTGCGGCAGATCGTTGCCCAGCATGCTGCATTCCCTCAAAGAGCGTTGCCTACCGAACGGGATCTGGCGGCTGATTTCGGGGTTAGCCGACGGGCTATTCGTCGCGCCCTGTCGGTGCTGGAAGCCGAAGGCCAGATCTGGCGACGGCAAGGCAAAGGAACCTTTGTCGGACCTACGCCGCCCAGTGCTGCCATGAGTTTCGCCCGGCTTTCCAGTCGGACCAACTTCAGTGAGGTCATGGAGGCGCGTCTGCATCTGGAGCCGGCATTGGCGTCTCTCGCCGCAGTGCGAGCCAACGGTGAGCAGATGGCGATTCTGCGCCGCCTTGCCGAGCGCACCACTCGCCAGCAAGTCGCCGAGCAGACCGATGCGGAAGGCATTGAGCTATGGGACAGCGCGCTCCACCGGGCCATTGCCGAGGCTGCGGGCAACCGTCTGATGCTGGACATCTTCGAAATGCTGGATGCGATCCGGCTGGACCCGACCTGGCGAGATCTGCGTCAACGGGCACGCAATGCCGACCGACTCGACACCTATAGCCACGATCACGACGACATCGTCAGCGCCATCGAAACGCGCGACCCGATCAAGGCCGCCACGGCCATGCGCGGCCATTTACGGGCGCTGCAACAGGCGCTGGACAACGTCATCAATCACGATCTGGAGGCCAGCTCATGA
- a CDS encoding alcohol dehydrogenase catalytic domain-containing protein encodes MKAFQIGSQQGLDALTATTRPEPIAGPGEAIVAPRLVSLISRDVQILRGTYGARQLPERIPMSEGVGDVIATGEGVSQVKPGDRVICGHFLAQYPAGLMTATFDLRRKF; translated from the coding sequence ATGAAAGCTTTTCAGATTGGCTCTCAACAAGGCCTGGACGCTTTGACCGCGACCACTCGGCCCGAGCCGATTGCAGGGCCGGGAGAAGCCATTGTGGCGCCTCGTCTGGTGAGTCTCATAAGCCGCGATGTTCAAATACTGCGCGGCACATACGGTGCCAGACAGCTGCCAGAGCGCATTCCCATGTCCGAAGGTGTCGGTGACGTCATCGCAACAGGCGAGGGCGTCAGCCAGGTCAAGCCGGGCGACCGGGTTATCTGCGGTCACTTCCTGGCTCAGTACCCAGCAGGTTTAATGACGGCAACTTTCGACCTGCGCAGAAAATTTTAA
- a CDS encoding DUF1852 domain-containing protein: MNNEFTFAIKSICFDENYFPSENTRITTNFANLARGESRQQNLRNTLKMINNRFNALAHEGNSTGDRYTVELDIISAEMKIGTEGRSHAIPLIEILKTTILDRETNERISGIVGNNFSSYVRDYDFSVRLLEHNKNQSEFSTPNDFGDLHGKLFKSFVNSSTYKEHFDKLPVICLSVSSTRTYLRTESQHPVLGFEYQQDAYSLTDEYFKKMGLKVRYFMPPNSAAPLAFYFSGDLLGDYTDLELIGTISTMDTFQKIYRPEIYNANSAAGKFYQPSLKNQDYSLTLIIYDREERSRLATEQGKFAEEQFIKPYKAVLDQWSVRCTL, encoded by the coding sequence ATGAACAACGAATTCACATTTGCTATAAAGAGCATTTGTTTTGATGAAAACTACTTCCCCTCAGAAAATACGCGTATTACGACCAACTTTGCCAATCTGGCGAGAGGGGAGAGTCGGCAGCAAAATCTGCGCAACACTTTGAAGATGATTAATAATCGCTTTAATGCGTTGGCGCACGAGGGTAATTCCACGGGTGATCGTTACACGGTCGAGCTGGACATTATCTCCGCTGAAATGAAAATTGGTACTGAAGGTCGCAGCCACGCTATTCCTTTGATCGAGATTTTGAAGACAACGATTCTTGATCGAGAAACCAATGAACGTATAAGTGGCATAGTAGGAAATAATTTCTCATCCTACGTGCGGGACTATGACTTTAGTGTGCGGCTGCTGGAGCACAACAAGAACCAGTCGGAATTCAGCACCCCAAATGACTTTGGCGATTTGCACGGAAAACTGTTCAAGAGCTTCGTCAATTCAAGCACTTACAAAGAGCACTTTGACAAGCTGCCTGTCATCTGCCTCAGCGTATCAAGTACCCGGACATACCTGCGAACCGAAAGCCAGCACCCTGTCCTGGGCTTTGAGTACCAGCAAGATGCGTACTCTTTGACAGATGAATATTTCAAGAAAATGGGCTTGAAGGTTCGTTATTTCATGCCGCCGAACAGTGCTGCGCCACTGGCTTTCTACTTTTCAGGGGATCTGCTCGGTGATTACACCGATCTTGAGTTGATCGGCACCATTAGCACAATGGATACGTTCCAGAAAATCTACCGTCCTGAGATCTACAATGCAAACTCCGCAGCTGGAAAGTTCTACCAGCCTAGCTTGAAGAATCAGGACTATTCATTGACTCTAATTATTTATGATCGAGAAGAGCGTAGCCGACTGGCTACTGAACAGGGAAAGTTTGCCGAAGAGCAATTTATCAAGCCCTATAAGGCCGTTCTTGATCAATGGTCTGTTCGCTGCACGCTTTAA
- a CDS encoding methionine synthase, giving the protein MKKLLPTSTAGSLPKPSWLAQPETLWSPWKLKNEELIEGKQDALRLSLQEQQLAGIDIVSDGEQTRQHFVTTFIEHLEGVDFENRETVRIRDRYDASVPTVVGAVARKTPVFVEDAKFLRQQTKQPIKWSLPGPMTMIDTLYDAHYKSREILAWEFAKILNQEARELEAAGVDIIQFDEPAFNVFFDEVNDWGVATLERAIEGLKCETAVHICYGYGIKANTDWKKTLGSEWRQYEEAFPKLQKSGIDIISLECHNSHVPMDLLELIRGKKVMVGAIDVASHTIETPEEVAHTLRKALQFVDADRLYPCTNCGMAPLPRRVASGKLHALSAGAEIVRRELYSER; this is encoded by the coding sequence ATGAAGAAACTGTTGCCTACTTCGACCGCTGGTAGCTTGCCTAAACCTTCTTGGCTTGCACAACCTGAAACGCTTTGGTCACCCTGGAAATTGAAGAATGAAGAACTGATCGAAGGTAAACAGGATGCTTTGCGCCTCTCCTTGCAAGAGCAGCAACTGGCCGGCATTGATATCGTCAGTGATGGCGAACAGACCCGTCAGCATTTTGTGACGACCTTCATCGAGCATCTTGAAGGTGTCGATTTCGAAAATCGTGAAACCGTCCGGATTCGTGATCGCTACGATGCCAGCGTCCCGACGGTGGTGGGTGCCGTTGCCCGGAAAACGCCAGTGTTCGTTGAAGACGCCAAATTTTTGCGCCAGCAGACCAAGCAGCCGATTAAATGGTCCTTGCCTGGCCCAATGACGATGATTGACACCCTATACGATGCTCACTACAAAAGCCGTGAAATACTGGCTTGGGAATTCGCGAAGATTCTCAATCAGGAGGCCAGAGAGCTGGAGGCTGCCGGGGTAGATATCATTCAGTTCGATGAGCCTGCATTCAACGTGTTTTTTGACGAGGTGAATGACTGGGGTGTAGCCACCTTGGAACGAGCAATCGAAGGGCTCAAATGCGAAACCGCCGTGCATATTTGCTATGGCTATGGCATCAAGGCCAACACCGACTGGAAGAAGACGCTGGGTTCAGAGTGGCGACAGTACGAAGAAGCGTTTCCCAAGCTGCAAAAATCCGGCATCGATATTATCTCGCTGGAGTGCCATAACTCTCACGTACCTATGGATCTGCTTGAACTCATTAGGGGTAAAAAAGTGATGGTAGGAGCCATTGACGTGGCGAGCCATACCATTGAGACGCCTGAGGAAGTCGCCCATACCCTGAGAAAGGCACTCCAGTTCGTCGATGCCGACAGGCTCTATCCATGCACTAACTGCGGCATGGCACCGTTGCCACGTCGAGTCGCCAGCGGCAAGCTGCACGCGTTGAGTGCTGGTGCAGAAATCGTACGTAGAGAACTCTATAGCGAGCGCTGA